The genomic interval TGAAGAACAGACCGTCGCTGAACTCAGCGGTTTTCGCATCCGTGTTGTGGAAGACACGTTGCGTCGGTGCAACGCCGTGTGACTTGCCGACGAGACAAGTTCGGTAGCCGGCATCCCGCAACTGCTTGCCGATCCAAGGATGATCATAGATCTCTGCGCGATTGGCCCATTGACCGCTGAGCAACATCAATCGGCTGGGGGCGCACCAACTGCAAGCGTAGGCGCGCGTGCATCGAACGCCTTGTTTGGCGAGTCGATCCAGATGGGGCGTGAATCGAAACGCATCCGGCTTTGCGTCGCCGCCAGGGTACAGTGCTCGATATGCTCCGATGTCTCCAAAACCAAGGTCATCCGCCATCACAACGATGATGTTGGGTTGTCCGACAGTTGAATCTGCCGCTTGAACTTGGCCGTAAAAGAAGCACGTGCTGACAAGAGCGAGGATGATTTTCATGGTTGGCATCTGGATCGGCTGAAATGCTCACCCACTGGATGATTCGTTAAGCCAGTATGTCGTGAACGACGTGTGACGGCTCGACTCCGGTGAGCTTGAAATCAAGTCCTTGGAATCGATGTGTGAAACGTTCGTGATCGATGCCCAGCAAATGCAGCGCTGTGGCGTGCAAATCACGAACATGGACGGGATTTTCGGCGACGTTGTAGCTGAAATCATCGGTGGCTCCGTAAGTCATTCCGGGCTGAATTCCGCCACCGGCCATCCAAATGGTAAAGCATCGTGGGTGGTGGTCGCGTCCTGCCTCGGGCGAATCCCATTTTCCTTGACCGGCCACACCGCGGCCAAACTCGCCACCCCAGATCACCAGAGTGTCGTCCAACAGACCGCGTTGTTTGAGGTCGCGTATCAATGCGGCACTGGGTTGGTCGGTATCAATGCAACGCGAGACGCACCATGAACTCAAGCGAGAGTGGTGGTCCCAGTCAGGATGAAACAATTGAATGAAACGCACATCGCGTTCGGCGAGACGTCGAGCCAGGATACAGTTGGCGGCGTAGCTTCCCGGTCGCCGAGAATCGGGTCCATACTGCTGGAATGTGGACTCGGGTTCATCGCTCAAATCCGCCAGGTCTGGCACGCTGGTCTGCATGCGAAAGGCCATTTCGTACTGCTCGATCCGTGTTTCGATCTCGGGATCCAGCGTCTCGTCGTAACGTCGCTGATTGAGCGAACCAAGTCCGTCGAGCATGCTACGTCGCAGTTGCGGTGGAAAACCATTGTGGTCATTCAAATACAAGACCGGATCGCTGGCGCTGCGAAGCTTGACTCCCTGATGTCGTGAGGGCAGGAAACCGCTGCCCCAATAATGATCGTACAGCGGTTGGTCGCTGGAACGTTTCATTTTAGAAATCAGCACGATGTAATCGGGCAGGTTCTGGTTCATGCTGCCCAGACCATAGCTGGCCCAACACCCAAAGCTCGGACGACCGGGTAGTTGATGACCCGTCAGGAATTTCGTCATCGCTGGAGCGTGATTGATCTGGTCGGTGACCATCGATTTGACGAAACACAGATCGTCGACGACTTTCGCCGTATGAGGCAACCACTCTCCGATGGTCGCACCGCTTTGACCGTAACGTGAAAACGACGTGACGGGCGGCAAAATCAACTGTTTTTGATTCTTCGTCATCCCGGTCAAACGCTGACCTTGCCGTACACTGTCGGGCAGTTCCGTGCCGGCGAGTTTGTGCAAATCCGGTTTGTGGTCAAACAACTCAATCTGCGACGGACCGCCCGACTGGGTCAAAAAGATCACCCGCTTTGCTTGGGGGGCAAAGTGAGGTAGCGAGGCTGTCAGTTCTGCCGCGATGGATTCGCGCCCGAGCAGCGCGCCGGCGGCGATCGCGCCGAGACTAAATCCGGTTTGGGAGAGAAAGGATCGGCGTCCAAGGTTATTCATGGCTGATCGCCTCATCGAGATTGAGCAATAGACTGGCAATCGTCATCCAAGCTGCGGTCTGGACGACCGTCGACTCGGGGGCCGCTGGTTGTTGTCCGATCTTGGTGAATTGGAATGCCGCAACGAGATCGGATTGGTAGTACCGTCGAGCATCCGCCAGTACGTCTTGGATCTCGGAGATTTCGTCGGCGGACAATCGGCGAGACAAAACACGTTCGCTCAACGCGGCCAGTTGGTTCTCCTCGTTCGATTGACTCAGATCAGACAGGACCCAGTCGGCCAACACCCGGGACGCTTCCAGCATCGTGGTATCGTTCATCAACGTCAACGCATGCAGTGGCGTGTTGGTGCGACGCACATTGACCTCACAGACTCGACGTTGTGCGCTGTCGAACAGAAACGTCGGGGCACTGGATCGTCGCCAATAGGCGTACAACGTTCGTCGGTACTGCGCCGGCCCGAGACTTGGGTCGTAGTGAAATCGCCCCATCGTGATTTCTGCCCACACTCCCGACGGTTGATACGGATGGACGGGTGGACCGCCGAGGGCAGGGTTCAATAGTCCGGAAACCTGCAATGCATTGTCGCGGATCATCCAAGCGGGCAATCGGAATCGCGGTGCACGCGCCAGCAATCGATTCTCGGGATCCAGTTCCAACAACTCAGGCGTTGTGTTGCTGCTTTGGCGATAGGTCTCGCTGGTGACGATCAATCGGATGATGTGTCGCAGGTCCCAATCATTCTCCATCAACTCGACGGCCAACCAATCGAGCAGTTTGGGATGCGTTGGCAACTCTCCTTGCAGTCCAAAATCGTCTGGAGTTCGCACCAATCCGTTGCCAAAGAGCATCTGCCAGAGATGATTCACGGCGACGCGCGCGGTGAGCGGGTTTTGGCGATCGACGATCCAATTCGCCAAGTCCAACCGCGTTTGTGTTTTCTCGGCGGGCCATTTCTCGGCGGGCCAGTCGAGGACGGCTGGCAATCCACTTGGCTGAACCTTCTCACCTTGGGCGTCCCAAACACCGCGCAGCAATACATGAGTGTCACGCGGGTCGGTGCGTTGCTCCAAAACCATGACAGACCTGGGCTTGGCTTCAGATTTCAAGCTGGAAAGTTGTTTTTCCGCGCGAGTCAATCGCTGGCGGACTTCCTGGTACACGTCATCGGAAAGCAGAAACTGCTTCAGCAACTCAGCTCGGAGTTCTTTGTCGATCGATTCGCGGTCGCTTGCTTGCGAGTCGATCAACGATTTGATCGGTGAACCACCGTCGACACGAGAAACCGTGTCTCCCGGTTCACTGGCCAGTGAGACTCGAAACCGACCGATGTTGGCGTGCCCGTGGGTGGAGAATTGCCGCAGCAGCAAAACCACTCGATCACCGGGCTGCACGGCGTGCGGCTGCTCAAGTCGATAGACGCCCACGTGTGGGGCGATCTCCTTCGCTCCTTCCGTCGTCCACCCGTCACGCGCGTCGTCGTTGAGAGTCTTTTCGATGGTCGCGTAGCGGTCGTCCCATTTGGTCTCACGTTTCTTGTCCGCTTCGTAGTCCGCAACCGCCGCTGCAATCTCAAGTTCTGATTCGGCTTGTGCGCCGACAGGTCGCAGCAAAGTTCGCACGCTGGTCAACGTGAAATCGCCGTTGCCCTTGGGGTCGAGTGAGAACTTTCCGTCGACGTGAGACTCGTACGGAAAAACTTCCAGACGCCAACCGCTGATCTGCCTCATCGACTCGGGTACGGTGAGTTCGATTCGATAGTCGTCTTGTGAGGGAGTTGGTCCGATCGATTGAACGATAGCGTCGGATTCGATATTGAACTTTGATCCGTTGCTGCTGACCACATTTGGCTCAGGCGTCCACCAGGCTTGATAGGACTCGACGGGATTGGCAAACCATTCATTGAGCCAAGTTTCAAAACGTTCCGTGGCCGTTTGCAATTCGAGTTTCTCGGTCTGACGAAGTTGATCAACAAAGGCCTGCATCTCTGCGATACGCGGCTCGACGAGTGGCGATTCATATTTCAAGTACGGCTTGGCGTTCATTCCCGCCTTGCCGTCTTCGTCGATGCTGTTAAAGAATGCCGTCAGGCTGTAGTAGTCCTGATGTGTAATCGGGTCAAACTTGTGCGAATGACATTGCACACAGCCGAGCGTCAATCCGAGCCAGACGGTTCCCGTCGTGTTGACGCGATCGATCACGTAGTCGACACGTGATTCCTCCGGATCACGGCCTCCTTCGCCGTTGGTCATGTGGTTTCGATGAAAACACGTCGCAAGAATCTGTTCCGGAGTCGCGTCGGGCAGCAAGTCGCCGGCGAACTGCTGAACCGTGAACTGATCGTACGGCATGTTTTCACGGAACGCGTTGACCACCCAGTCACGCCACGGCCAATTCTGTCGTGTCGCGTCTTGTTGAAATCCGTCGGAGTCCGAGTATCGGGCGGCATCGAGCCACCACATCGCCAATCGCTCCGCATGATGAGGTGATTGCAGCATGCGGTCGACGATCGATTCCCAATTCGTGTCGGAAGGATCGTTTGAGAAGGCGTGGACGTCGTCGATGGATGGCGACAAGCCGAGCAAGTCAAAAGAGAGGCGTCGTATCTGAGTGTGTGACCGCGCAGGTGGCGACGGCGTGAGCCCTTTGTCCTGGAGTGTTTGGCGCACGAAGGCGTCTACCGGGTGCTCGGCGATGTCCGGTAGCGACGCTCGTGTTGGTGCTTCAAAGGACCAGTGTTTTCCCCAGATCGCTCCGTCGTCGATCCATCGACGAATCGCTGCACGCTCCGAGGGCGTCAATGGTTTGCGGTGCGAATCTGGAGGCGGCATCTGGACATCGGGATCCGTCGACGTGATCCGTTGCCAAATTTCGCTTGCCTCTGAGTTGCCGGGAACGATCGCACGATAGCCACCCAAATCGTCTTTCGCTGCTTGTTCAACATCCAGTCTCAAGCCAGCTTCCCGGTTCGCTTCGTCGGGTCCGTGGCAGTGGAAGCATCGGTCGGAAAGGACTGGCAGCACGTCGCGTGAGAATCGCACTTCGTCGGCAATCAGCGTGAGAGCGTCTGCGCATGGAATCACGGTCGCGATGACAAGGATGATCGCTGGGGGTAGTGTTGTTCGGGACAGTGTTGTTCGGGACAGTGTTGTTCGGGACAGTGTTGTTCGGGACAGTGTTGTTCGGGACAGTGTTGTCCGGGGCAGTGTCAATCGGGACAGTGTCATCCGGGATGTCATCGATACCTCGTGGCAGGAATGTCTCTAGGGAACTCTCTGGCATTGTCCATGATACTAGCAGGACTGCGTTGCATTGGATGGGGTTTTACGTGAACGGCCGTGTTTTGGAACGGATTGGAATCCATTTGGTGCGTTTTCTCCGCAGAGGATCACCGCGGTTCATCATGAACGCTCTCTTGTGGAGGTGACACGCATCACGGGTCAAAGCGTATGGTGGTGTCGTTTTCGACTTGGAAAGTCGAACGACAGTTGTCGCTCGACTTTCCAAGTCGATAGCGTGCCCCGTCAAACGTTTTACCAATCACAAACGCTCACTTGCGCAGACCGGCCCCCTCCCTCCCTCGCATTCGCCTGGACGGCTCTGCTCGACCTCCCCCAAGTTCCTTGGGGGAGGTGTCAGATGTGCGTCCCGGATCGATGCGGTTGATGGTGTTCGTTTTCGACTTGGAAAGTCGAACGACAATTGTCGCTCGATTTTCCAAATCGATAGCGTGCCCCGTCAAACGTATTACCAATCCCAAACGTTTACTTGCGCAGACAGGCCTCCTCCCTCGCATTCGCCTGGACGGCTCTGCTCGACCTCCCCCAAGTTCCTTGGGGGAGGTGTCAGATGTGCGTCCCGGATCGATGCGGTTGGTGGTGTTCGTTTTCGACTTGGAAAGTCGAACGACAATCGTCGCTCACAGTACGCGTTCCGGTTGGGTTCGAATCTCTTATCGAACTGCAATCTCTCCCTCAAATTGTCGGACGAGGCGTTAAGCCGGATTATTCATCAGCCGCTGGCGCGATAGCGTCCGGTTCCCGAGCTTAGGTGCAAGAACCGGACGCTATCGCGTGGCGGCTGATTTGCGCGGACGGCCCCCCTCACCCGAGCATCGCCTAAAGGGCGAGCTCGACCTCTCCCCCGACAAGTCGGGGGAGAGGTACTGGAGGAGAGGGCTGATCGAACGCGCGAATTGTCGCTCGACTTTCCAAGTCGATAGCGTGCCCCGTCAAACGTACTGCCAATCCCAAACACTCACTTGCGCAGGCCTGCCCTTACCCACATCGTTCTGATCAGCATTGCATTAGGTTCTGGAGTTTGTCACGCATGTCGGAAGATGCCCCGGTGATGCGGAACTTTTTTTGACGGTTCGTTGCGCCGCTGATCAGCTCGATGGAGGATTTTGAAACTCCCAGCGCATCGGCCAGCAGTTTGATGATGGCCGCGTTCGCTTTGCCTTTGTCCGCAGCAGCGGTCACGCTGACACGCAATCTGCCGTCGTGCTGTCCACCGACCAAGTTGCGTTTGGCTCCTGGCGTCGCGTGGACTTCGATCGTGATGGATTCGTTCAAACTCACTTTCCGCTTTGTTCAAACATCGATAGAGAACTGGATCATGAAGTATACTGTCGGCTCGTATGGGTTTGACAATTCGCTAGGACTTCAATGGGTAGGATATCGATGAAACGACGACAGTTTCTCTGTGGCTCGATCACAGCGGCGATGATGAGTTCGGTGCTGCGTGCTGCCGAGGGCAAGTCCACGCCTCGCATCCTGTTGCGGTCCTCGTGGCAAACCGTCAACATCGGCGATATCGCTCACACGCCCGGCGTACTCGCCATCTTGGAGCGGTATTTGCCAGAAGCCGAGATCTACCTTTGGCCCAGCAATGTGAAAAATGGCGTCCAAGAGTTGCTATTGAGCCGCTTTCCCAAGTTGCAGATCGTGCAAGGGGCCGAAGCATTAAAGTCTGCGTTTGCCCAATGCGACTTTTTACTTCATGGCTCCGGTCCTTCATTGGTTGCGGAGCGGGACGTGCGGCGATGGCATGAGGAGACCGGCAAACCGTTCGGGGTCTACGGGATCACCTTGCCCGTTCAAGATTCCGCGTCCACTCAGGCGACGCCTGGCGATGTATTCGCGCGGACGATCGCGTTGCTGAGCGAAGCGGAGTTTGTCTATTTTCGCGATTCCGTATCGATGCAATTGGCCAAGGACCGTGGTTGCACCTGTCCCGTGATGGAGTTTGGTCCTGACGGCGCGTTTGGTACCGATTTGCGTGACGATGAAAAGGCGATCGCTTTCTTGCAGCGACATGGACTGGAGGAAGGCAAGTTCATGTGTTGCATTCCTCGGTTGCGATACACGCCGTATTGGGTGATTCCAGAGAAAAAGAGGGAGCGGGACGAGATCAAGCACGCCAGAAACGAGGCGATGAAGCAGCATGATCATGCACCGCATCGCAAAGCGATCATGGAGTTGGTGCGT from Stieleria varia carries:
- a CDS encoding DUF1501 domain-containing protein, which codes for MNNLGRRSFLSQTGFSLGAIAAGALLGRESIAAELTASLPHFAPQAKRVIFLTQSGGPSQIELFDHKPDLHKLAGTELPDSVRQGQRLTGMTKNQKQLILPPVTSFSRYGQSGATIGEWLPHTAKVVDDLCFVKSMVTDQINHAPAMTKFLTGHQLPGRPSFGCWASYGLGSMNQNLPDYIVLISKMKRSSDQPLYDHYWGSGFLPSRHQGVKLRSASDPVLYLNDHNGFPPQLRRSMLDGLGSLNQRRYDETLDPEIETRIEQYEMAFRMQTSVPDLADLSDEPESTFQQYGPDSRRPGSYAANCILARRLAERDVRFIQLFHPDWDHHSRLSSWCVSRCIDTDQPSAALIRDLKQRGLLDDTLVIWGGEFGRGVAGQGKWDSPEAGRDHHPRCFTIWMAGGGIQPGMTYGATDDFSYNVAENPVHVRDLHATALHLLGIDHERFTHRFQGLDFKLTGVEPSHVVHDILA
- a CDS encoding PSD1 and planctomycete cytochrome C domain-containing protein, which codes for MIPCADALTLIADEVRFSRDVLPVLSDRCFHCHGPDEANREAGLRLDVEQAAKDDLGGYRAIVPGNSEASEIWQRITSTDPDVQMPPPDSHRKPLTPSERAAIRRWIDDGAIWGKHWSFEAPTRASLPDIAEHPVDAFVRQTLQDKGLTPSPPARSHTQIRRLSFDLLGLSPSIDDVHAFSNDPSDTNWESIVDRMLQSPHHAERLAMWWLDAARYSDSDGFQQDATRQNWPWRDWVVNAFRENMPYDQFTVQQFAGDLLPDATPEQILATCFHRNHMTNGEGGRDPEESRVDYVIDRVNTTGTVWLGLTLGCVQCHSHKFDPITHQDYYSLTAFFNSIDEDGKAGMNAKPYLKYESPLVEPRIAEMQAFVDQLRQTEKLELQTATERFETWLNEWFANPVESYQAWWTPEPNVVSSNGSKFNIESDAIVQSIGPTPSQDDYRIELTVPESMRQISGWRLEVFPYESHVDGKFSLDPKGNGDFTLTSVRTLLRPVGAQAESELEIAAAVADYEADKKRETKWDDRYATIEKTLNDDARDGWTTEGAKEIAPHVGVYRLEQPHAVQPGDRVVLLLRQFSTHGHANIGRFRVSLASEPGDTVSRVDGGSPIKSLIDSQASDRESIDKELRAELLKQFLLSDDVYQEVRQRLTRAEKQLSSLKSEAKPRSVMVLEQRTDPRDTHVLLRGVWDAQGEKVQPSGLPAVLDWPAEKWPAEKTQTRLDLANWIVDRQNPLTARVAVNHLWQMLFGNGLVRTPDDFGLQGELPTHPKLLDWLAVELMENDWDLRHIIRLIVTSETYRQSSNTTPELLELDPENRLLARAPRFRLPAWMIRDNALQVSGLLNPALGGPPVHPYQPSGVWAEITMGRFHYDPSLGPAQYRRTLYAYWRRSSAPTFLFDSAQRRVCEVNVRRTNTPLHALTLMNDTTMLEASRVLADWVLSDLSQSNEENQLAALSERVLSRRLSADEISEIQDVLADARRYYQSDLVAAFQFTKIGQQPAAPESTVVQTAAWMTIASLLLNLDEAISHE
- a CDS encoding DUF167 domain-containing protein, with the translated sequence MSLNESITIEVHATPGAKRNLVGGQHDGRLRVSVTAAADKGKANAAIIKLLADALGVSKSSIELISGATNRQKKFRITGASSDMRDKLQNLMQC
- a CDS encoding polysaccharide pyruvyl transferase family protein; this translates as MKRRQFLCGSITAAMMSSVLRAAEGKSTPRILLRSSWQTVNIGDIAHTPGVLAILERYLPEAEIYLWPSNVKNGVQELLLSRFPKLQIVQGAEALKSAFAQCDFLLHGSGPSLVAERDVRRWHEETGKPFGVYGITLPVQDSASTQATPGDVFARTIALLSEAEFVYFRDSVSMQLAKDRGCTCPVMEFGPDGAFGTDLRDDEKAIAFLQRHGLEEGKFMCCIPRLRYTPYWVIPEKKRERDEIKHARNEAMKQHDHAPHRKAIMELVRRTDLKVLVCPEDRTQMAVGKELLYDPLPDDVKARVVWRPDYWLTGEAISTYVRSAGLFGNEMHSPIMCIGNGVPAIVCRWSEQTSKGYMWRDIGLGDWLFDFDNEADVERLPSAVLEMAKNPEAAKEKAAKARQFVIQRQRESMEMLQRTV